One segment of Fuscovulum ytuae DNA contains the following:
- a CDS encoding SRPBCC family protein, with translation MKISGRTDIGAPIAFVFAAFSDFEGWERSAMRRGAEVNRTDKLRAAGPGMTWQARFAWRGKERQLQLRLKRLEPGQGMTLDFDGPSVEGVLNIDLVQLSARRTRVLMQVELKPRTLAARLFIQSMRLARKRVQRRFDGRIAEIANDIEKRFAGQPSL, from the coding sequence ATGAAGATCAGCGGTCGAACGGATATCGGGGCGCCTATTGCCTTCGTCTTTGCTGCATTCAGCGATTTCGAAGGGTGGGAACGCTCTGCCATGCGGCGCGGCGCGGAAGTAAACCGCACTGACAAGCTGCGTGCAGCTGGCCCGGGCATGACTTGGCAAGCTCGCTTTGCATGGCGAGGCAAAGAACGGCAGTTGCAGCTTCGCCTAAAACGGCTGGAGCCGGGGCAGGGTATGACGCTGGATTTCGATGGGCCTTCCGTCGAAGGGGTTCTGAATATCGATCTCGTGCAACTGTCCGCGCGCCGCACCCGAGTTTTGATGCAGGTCGAATTGAAGCCGCGCACCCTCGCGGCGCGGCTGTTCATCCAATCCATGCGACTTGCGCGCAAGCGTGTGCAAAGACGCTTTGACGGAAGAATAGCTGAGATCGCGAATGATATCGAAAAGCGCTTCGCGGGTCAGCCATCGTTGTAA
- a CDS encoding prephenate dehydratase, which translates to MTGRIAFQGEPGAYSHQACTQARPDMEVVPCQTFEDVVELTRSGEVELGMLAVENSTYGRVADVHSLLPRAGLHIVDEAFVRVHVNLLGVKGAKLEQITEAHGHVVILPQCAGFLKKHDIKGKVSSDNARAAREVAERGDPTHAALASELAAEIYGLDVIARHIEDQANNTTRFLVMSREADLSRRGAGKMMTTFTFRVRNIPAALYKALGGFATNGVNMTKLESYMVGGSFTATEFYADIEGHPEDDNVRLAFDELRYFTSAFNILGVYPADRERG; encoded by the coding sequence ATGACAGGACGCATCGCATTCCAGGGGGAACCGGGGGCTTATTCGCATCAGGCCTGCACGCAGGCCCGTCCGGATATGGAGGTCGTTCCTTGCCAGACATTCGAGGATGTCGTCGAACTTACCCGGTCTGGCGAGGTCGAACTTGGGATGCTGGCGGTCGAAAATTCGACCTATGGCCGGGTCGCGGATGTGCATAGCCTTTTGCCGCGCGCGGGGCTTCACATTGTGGATGAGGCCTTTGTCCGGGTGCATGTGAACCTGCTTGGCGTGAAGGGTGCAAAGCTTGAACAGATCACCGAGGCGCATGGCCATGTGGTGATCTTGCCGCAATGCGCGGGTTTCCTGAAGAAACATGACATCAAGGGCAAAGTAAGCAGCGACAATGCCCGTGCGGCGCGCGAAGTGGCCGAACGCGGCGATCCAACCCACGCGGCTTTGGCAAGCGAACTCGCTGCCGAGATCTACGGGCTCGACGTGATAGCGCGGCATATCGAGGATCAGGCGAACAATACGACCCGCTTCCTTGTCATGTCTCGCGAGGCCGATCTATCGCGGCGTGGTGCCGGGAAGATGATGACGACCTTCACCTTCCGTGTGCGCAACATCCCGGCTGCGCTTTACAAGGCGCTTGGGGGATTCGCCACGAATGGCGTGAACATGACCAAGCTTGAAAGCTATATGGTCGGCGGCAGCTTCACGGCGACGGAATTCTATGCCGATATCGAAGGCCATCCCGAGGATGACAATGTCCGCCTCGCTTTTGACGAGCTGCGCTATTTCACCTCGGCCTTCAACATTTTGGGTGTTTACCCAGCTGACCGCGAACGCGGATAA